DNA from Musa acuminata AAA Group cultivar baxijiao chromosome BXJ1-5, Cavendish_Baxijiao_AAA, whole genome shotgun sequence:
ACATGCATGCTAATAAATAAAAGGTGATAGTGAAATATATACTATAGTCTATAGTTCTTTACTTCTTTTGCATCCATTTGAAAATACAATGACTTTTTGATTGATTGCAACACAGGATGGAACTGCAGATATTTATTTTGGCCTTTCATGACCATCGTAAACATTCCGACCCTTGAAAATCCAGATACCaaattttacagtgcaaattGAGCCAGCAAAACATTCTGACCCTTGGAACATATCTAGCCTTGATGGTGAAGAGCGTCATCAAGgtgattcaagaaaaaaatattttaatccaaGAACAAGATTGTTCTCCATAAGAGATTTATAAATCCTTAGGTTTCGAAAATAGGGTAATGTAAAGTCCAAGGTTTGGTATACCAGTTGGTACACTGGTATAGaccggtaaggcgaaccatgataAAGTCATCTACTTCCTTGATTTTCTAGCATTAAGAGGGCATTGAACTAAATTCTAGGGAGGTGGTGGTACTAGTTTCGTCACTTTCATCACACATTATATATTTTTGGAATACTGGGTGATAAGGGGAAAAAGTCAAAGAAATATATGATAGTGGCTATTCATTCTAGAATCAACTTATTCGGATTTTTTAAATGACACTGGGGCAAGAAATATATCAACCAATTTTTGACTTTACGATGAGCCACTTCTATTCATTTGTTGGCCTAGATCTCTGAATTCTTCAGGTGGCTATGATTTCTTAGTTTTAGTACACATCAATAGAAACTGTAGGTGCCTGTAAATTTACTGGCTTGTTATTTATTAATTAGGCTTTGTAAATTTGCTTTATCATTCTGGTCTTACTCATTGGGAGCTAAGTTCCATTTCTTCCATTTGTTATGCTCTCTTGTTCTTTTAGGAAATCTTCTGTGTGCTCTCTACTGGGTTGGTGGGAGTGAAAACTGACATATCTATGtcatcattttcttttcttgtttaacCATTGTTGGCCTTTGTCATTTTAGCGGATTCATATTACATTTGGTTCCAGTGGAATGATATTGATGTTATTTGTGCATaagattttaattatatttttgtaatatttaaatttatgtattGTGAAAAAAATCGTACAGAAGCAGCTGGGATTTCCATTCCTGACATTCAGTCGATTGTTGGAATTCTTCCTCAGCCTGGTACTTCTTCGACTAGGTATGACATATACATGCCATTCCTGGATTGAAGCTTTCTGTTAATAATCTTGTTCCttccaaaatattttcttctcagaTTCACAGAATGTTTGCCTGTTATCCACAGTACTAACTCAACTCCATAAAAAAAGCTAGGAAAATGTTATAAGCTAAGGATGAATTTTATTGTTATGCAATTATAAATGTGCAATGTAAAATATGGCTCACTATGTGTTATTTGAATGTTAGAAGCCTTAAACCACTTGCGTTTGTTGAGTTATGTTGGTATTAACCCACTTATTCACCCTGGACTCCAGTGTTTCTACTTGAGAAATTGACTCAAGTAGAAAGGCGAGCAATTAATCAAATGTTAAAGATTCTTTTTTCGAGTATCAACACCTTACCAGTCACCAGCCATGATAGTGTGGTACACTGATGTGGTCCTATATATATTGCTGGTACCAGttatattaaaagaaaaataaaaaacaggAAAGACAtacctctcctcttcttcctcttctccttctccaccttcTTACCCTTTCTGAGTGCCATCTGGCTGGTACATAACAGACCATCCAGGGACCATtcaattttttttgtcttttcggTCATAAATGAAACACGTGATTTGAAAactaaattttatgtgttgacttATTCACTATCTTTTTCATGCTAATCAATACTTTGCTTTTTACCACTTCATTCAGAAGATATTGATAGAAATTGATGTAATCACTCACACCAGTTACGTGGTTGGCTCCCTTATTCTTCAAGGTGGACTTGAGGATCTAAACACAAAAATATTCAAGTCTTCGTTTTCATTCTTGCACTAGCAGAAATGATTCCTCTTTTTTTAAAAATCAACCTATGCTTGTCTATTTTTGTGTGCCTTATATCAGTAAGATGTTTCTCACATGGTAAGTAATTGACTTTACTGCAGAGTGCTGGTTGCATATGAGAAGGGATTACTAATTCTTTGGGATATTCACAAAGGACAAGCTGTTACCACCAGAGGTCATACAAACCTGCAATTGAAAGGTGCAGAGGGCCCTGATTCTCTCAGTGAGACTAGTGATCAGCTTCAAAGCAATGCAGCCAACCATGATGGAGACAATGAAATTTGTTGTCTTTGCTGGGTATCTACTAACGGTTCAATTGCTGCTGTGGGTTACATGAATGGTGATATACTATTGTGGGACTTCTCAGATAGTTTCTCAGTAAAAGGGCAACAACCCCAGATATCATCCAGTAATGTGATTAAGCTGCAGTTGGCATCAGGAGACCGCAGGCTCCCAGTCATTGTCTTGCACTGGTCTGCTAATTGTAAAGGAAATATCGATAAAGGAGGGCAGCTTTTTATCTATGGTGGTGATGAGATTGGATCTGAAGAAGTTTTAGCAGTTTGTTTATTTTCACTTTCTGTAGTTTTTTTTGTCTTATTATATAAGTAAAACTGACTTGACcattcatctcatgatatatttaGAATAAGTTTCTTTGGTTCAGAGGCTTTCTATTTTGTTGTGGAACTGGCATTTATACTATCAGTTCGCTGatttattttagtttttataAACATAATCAAGGGAGACACAACATGAGCATATTTGCTGACTAAGAAACTTTATTTATGGAAATTGGCTTTGTTCAACCACTATGTTGATTTTATGGTATCTAGATCCTAGAGCAAAGACAAACTTATATAGTGTAGATCGagatattttccttttctttttttgtccttTTGTAGTTTGGTTTACTAGATTATTTATACCGACATTTGCTGTACCGCCCGAGTCGGTATGGTACAAGCAGTATGAACTGGTCTGACTGGTGACCGAGATGTGGATCGCCTGAGTTCCTGTCGGCATGCCCTAGTGTATCGTGTGCCAGTACATTGGTATAGACCGGTACATACTGACCTGACAAATCACCGAGATGGGTCCAGTACCTGAAATAGCGAACCCTAATTTGTAAACtcaaaagtccttcactttctttAAATATGTTCATCTGTGTTACTTACATACTTTATTTTGCATTTAGTTAATTGTTCAGGTATCtgctttttttcttgttcttgacATGTCTAAATGTTTGTAAATTGTACTGAAGTTCTCATGTCTCTAGATATTAAAGTGGTGTCATATAACATACTAGATCATGTGTCAAGATTATAATGACACAAAGTGTGACTCTTTTAGAAGGTTAAGTGACTATAAAGAGGAACTTGTCAAATTTCTTTGGAATTTTGAAAAAATTGTGTGTTAAGTTTATTGCCGAATAAAAAAGCCAAATGCACTCAAAATCTTCCCCGGTAAACTTAGTCATCATTTTCCTCAAAAAAATCTTGGAGATATTAATAGTTGGAAAAGGGGATGATTACAGCTATGTTTCCTTGTGAGATTCATGACATACTCAACAGGCAGATCTAATAAAGATAGTCTTATGGAATGTTTGGATTTGTTTGTACTTTGTAGAATTTTGGTAAGTGCAAATATGGCCTTCATGGTTCATCTTTTTTTTGGAATATTATGAAGGCCAGGGACAAAATTGCTTCTGCATGAAGATGGAAGAGTTGAACACTaggatttaaataattaattggCACACATAAGTCATCATCCTAAGCAACTTTGAAAAACTAACAGTGTCAAATGCCtcaatttcatttatttttatgtCCTTTTATCTTCAGTTAACTAACTTCATCAACCTCACCTATTATGTGAACGTAAAAGATGATCCATTCAACATCAACATTTCAGgtagatttaaaaaaaatgaggCATGATCCTTTGTGCACTAAGTGATAGTATTGGCACCGTTTACAGGTTGGTTGTTGACAAAGTAATGAAATAAGCTTGGGTTTTAAGATTCCTAGAGCCTAGGTAATAAGAACGTTGCTTGAAGTTTAATGTGTTAAATACTTAAATGTTTCTATAGCTGGAGAATATGTGTATTCTGTCTAGATAGATTAGATTATTCCTTTCTAGTAAAGCTTTTATTTTTATGTAAAAGAACTCAACAATatgaggagattcatatgacataTTGCGAAGTAATTTCTATTTatcaattatttaaattattttctctGCAGGTTCTGACTCTTGAATGGTCCTCGGGAGTGGAGACTGTAAAGTGCATCTCACGTGTGGATCTTAATCTTAATGGATCCTTTGCAGACATGATCCTGATCCCTGATGTTGGTGCATCGGATAAAAATTCCACTGCTGCTCTTTTTGTATTGACAAACCCAGGGCAAATAAATGTCTATGATGGTGCTGTGTTATCAGTGTTAAAATCTGAGGGAAATCATTCTGCTCAAGCTGAAAATTTTCCACTAGTTGTACCAACCATCGATCCATGTATGACTGTGGCAAAACTTTGTCTGCTATCCAAGGGCAGTGCTTCCAAGGTTTTGTTTAAGGTACTTAATCTAAATTTAGGTTTGAATTTGTAATAATCCTTATATGGCTCGTTCAACCCTTGCATTTTCTTTAGAAATTTTATGCTAGAACAACACGTTCGTCTACTCTTTCTGCGGGCACAAAGTGGCCTTTGACTGGTGGGGTCCCTCCTGAAATGTCCTATGAAGATTATGAGGTTGCAAAATTATTTATAGCTGGTTATCAAGATGGATCCCTTAGAATATGGGATGCGACGTATCCGATTTTAGGACTTATGTATGTGTTAGAAGGAAAGGTTTGTGCCTCAACATTAAATAGCAAAAAACCTGTGAAGATTTTGTCGATGCTAGAACTAATGCTATTTAATGACAGCTGCCAGTGATTCAAGTGGATGGTGCGTTTGCAGCAGTATCAGCAGTCGCCCTTTGCTCGTTAAGTATGACCTTGGCTGTTGGTGATGAACGTGGTCTGGTTAGATCAGTCTCttatttgtattttcttttaaGTTGTAAAGAGCAATTTTTGCTTGATTGTGACTCTTTTCTCATGTGATTATATAGGTTCGCATCTATAAGCTTCAAGAAAAcacaaatggttcaagttttcaaTTTGTGACCGAGACTAACCATGAAGGTAATATCTTCCTGCAACCCAATTTCTAGCAAATTTCTTTAATATTAACTGAAAATTCTGGCATGATTCAAAATTCATTTTAGTGTTTCTTCTTATATCTTGatatttaaatcaaatttttaataatcATGACATGGATAGAATTTGAGTGAAATATGGAAGCAAATATACAGATATTCATCTTCCTGAGCAATAGTATAATTATGATAGATCTTCCTCAGGACCTGGAGGATGCAGAAACCATCTTTAGTCATATCAAATAAGTGACGAGCATAGAATGCCGGAAATTTTGGCATGCCACAGAACTGACCTAGTTGAATAAAACTTTGATGAAGAGGCTGTGGAACAAACACCTCCTGAGTAGATGCAGAAGCACTAAATAAATTTCATCCTTCACGGGACAGATGTGAAAGGTAACAAAACAGCCTTCACCAGAAGTATATGATCAGAATGTTAATCATCTATAGAAAAATTGGCAAATCAACACATCCACTAGCTAGAGTAGCCACTCTAATAATCTGGAATTTTAGGAAGATGCTTATTGCCTATTGATACATCTTATCTCTTCCAACACCAACTGTTTTTCATGTGTATCTTTCTTGTACTAACAAATGACTAAATATGACACATGACTGGGGGTTTTGGAACTAAGAATAAGGTGCAAAGGCTCCAAGTTGAAGCTTCTATTTGATAACGTGTCTACTTTTTGACACTTGTGACCATTATATTTGGTATGACTTCTTAATTATTTTGTTCCTGTTACTAAGAATCCAGATAATTGTGCAGAAAATTCTAAATAGAGAACCGATCTCTATAACTGTTAGAGATTGGTTCAAGTCTGACTAATCTAGAAACACTCATCAATTTTAGATAAATATCACATGAAGCTAATTATTGATTTCTACAGCAGCTCATATCTTTATGTATAAAGGACACTCTGAATTAGTTCAGACACTCGCAACTAAAGTATAATTCATAAGCAACCATCATTTGGAGAATCAACTAAGCTTGATAGGTCTATCATCTATGGCATATATATGCTTTTATGCACTCTTTCACATGATTAAAGAGGAcgatgatgaaatcatgaaatacaTAATTCAAGTATCATAGTGCCAACAGCTATACAACATGGGCACTTTAAAATAATAGATTTGTCCATGTCATTCCACATTTGGTAATGACAATTGTCGGATAATTTCTGACATGTGGGATACTTTCTGATGTGTAGGATATTTCAAGAATACACTAGGGTTCATATATCAGTTACACACCTACTGATGTCAACCAtcctgcatatatacatatatatatatccacataaGGCTTCTAGCTAACTTTAAGTGGTTGTGACATTCCTCTTACGGATTGTATCTATCAGTTCAACCATGGACTGGTATAAGAGACATTAAGTACTGGGTGATATCCAGTGAATTAGAATGCAACAAAGCTTTTATATCCTGAGAGGaggagcagaagaacaagaatcaGCAGCAGAATTGGCATTTCAGATATGTCCGCAACCCCATCCTTCCCTTATTCTTGTCTCTGGtcagtttctttcttttctctttgacTGGAAGCAAACACTACATTGCTGATCTGGTGCTACCATTCTTTCTTGGCCTGAGACCAGTATAGGGAATGACAGTGAAATTTAAATCCTTGCCTTTCTAGGCTTGTTTAACATGTATCTATGTTGGGCTATTGATATACTATGGTATGAAATTCTCCTTATTGTTTTGCATATGGATTTGTACTACTTtcatgaatgattcttataagttAATATTTGCTACCATGAATTTTCTAAATTGTACATGTTATATCTAAATctataaaattatattgaaatataaaaaatatttatcagttGACATTTGTGCACACTATGTATTGTCCTACTTTTAAAAGATTTGCTGTGTTGGTGTGTACATGGATCAGAATAAATTCTGTTCCACGCATGTACTCATTTTCAAGTTGCTGTTATGAAGCAACCTGAACCCAATGAGATCCCTCTAAAGGCTGGCCAAGGTCTGAACCTgttcgatcagaaaagataatGAGGTGTTAATTAATTATTTTGCTTGTTATTTGCACATCGTTGAGGAAATTTTTTGAGGGATAATGATGAACTGCCATGGTAAGTAATCAGATTCTAAtaataaaactttattaaaagaAAGAATGAAAATTTAGTTGATCAATATTGTCACAACAGATATGCCATAGACTGTacatttttttgatatttaaacTTGAACAGTGATGGTAACATGTTAACTACTATGATGTTTAACTTCAAGTCTTGAACTAGATTCAACTGATTACAAGAAACTGGTTAGTATGTTGACAGTTGTGCTCCAAAAGAATTTTAAATGGTAAAAAGGCCCCCAAACTTATCTACACTTTGCAATCATCTAACCTTTACttgtatattatttttctttcacttTCAGCATGAACGGCaaaatgatgtttttttttcccaagaagctattctaaatTCAAACAATACAATATGTTTGGACTTGCTAAATTGTGTCTTTTCTTCTAGTAATACTTTGTTTGTCCCAAGATTTGGTTACTTAATTGCTTGCTTATAGCAGATCTAATTTGCAGGTAATGGTTTTCAGCAAGCCTAAAATATTAGCTTGTCAAATTGAAGGGATTTGAAAGTTCAGGGGATTCTTACATGTTCTTTTATTTGGTTTTAAAATTTGGGTTCACTTTTCATTTTCCAAGAATGTGTTTCGGTAACAAAATACTAATGAGATCAAGAGTTCAATTTAGAAACTTGACCTGTATATAGTGCAAGATGGAATGCTCCAGTTGGAATAATTTATGCAATATGGTTTATGGTAAATGAAAGAATTGAAATATGAACTTTTGGTGTTTCTCTTTCATGTTCACTTCGTCCTGGCAAATTATCGCTAGTTTGTATTTTTTTCCTTACACTGCTTTTATAATTTAACATGTCCAGTTCATATAATTCATCATGGGCAAGGATTTCATTGCATAGCAGCCTTTTCTATCTTAAACTCTCCAGTTCGGGACATTCATTTCACAAATTCTGGGAGCCACATTGCTGTAGGGTTTGAAAGTGGTCAGGTACCATTTAAGTGCCTTTTCCCTTTTGTTTCTTTCACTTAATTGAGGTTGACAAGAAAATTACTGAAATATCTGTTGTCGTGGTCATTCAGGTGTTGATGCTTGATATGACATCACTATCTGTACTGTTTCGTACAGATTGCACTTCTGGAACTAACTCTGCAGTAATTTCTGCGAGCATGCCCTCTATTTCTCAGTGTATTCTTCAAGTAAGCAGTCCAGAGCAACTAAGCCCCTGTATAACAAACCCTACAGAAGTGGTACTCACTCTCACCAAGGATTCACAAATTGCAATTATGGATAGCAGAACTGGGGCTATTATAGGCTCCAGAACGGTGCAGCCAAAGAAGGAATCTGTTGTGATTTCCATGCATGTTATAGGCATGTATTTCCAATGCTTTCATCAATATTTAAGCCTTGTATTTGCAGGTTGAAAAAGTGCTGTAACTTATACCAATTTTCATGCGTAGAGGGAAGTGTCTCAGCATCAAAAGCAGTTGCTGAGCCTGAGAAATGCTCCCAGAACCTGCCAGATGAACCTTCTTCTCAAAGTGGACCTGAGAGAAGCAATAATCGTGAACCAAGAGAAACAAAAGAACTTCAAGGCTGTCGCCCAGAGGATGCTCCATATTCTTGTGAAACATTAATAGATCCACTACTTGTGCTATGCTTTGCAGATTCTCTATGCTTGTACCCTTTAAAGTCTGTGATAGAGGTGTGATGCTCTTATGTGTTCAAGTAATAATGTTGGTATGCATTGTCTACAACTGAGCTCATATCTTTTTCATTTTCAGGGGAATAGCAACTTTTTTCATAAGGTGAACCTAGCACAAAGAATTTGTTGGTCAACGATATTAAAGGTAGATGCAAAGGCACCAGAACTGATACTACTATTTGAG
Protein-coding regions in this window:
- the LOC135674800 gene encoding uncharacterized protein LOC135674800 isoform X2, producing MDAMRFIKKVLKQHTEENEHTLSGLAAQVTIHYGIPYTASILAFDPIQRLLAIGTLDGRIKVIGGDNIEGLLICPKKVPYKYLEFLHNQGFLVTITNENEVQVWNLELRQLVHCFQWEANVTAFSVIYGTYLMYIGDENGLLSVLKYDEENGELLKLPYQLPANAVAEAAGISIPDIQSIVGILPQPGTSSTRVLVAYEKGLLILWDIHKGQAVTTRGHTNLQLKGAEGPDSLSETSDQLQSNAANHDGDNEICCLCWVSTNGSIAAVGYMNGDILLWDFSDSFSVKGQQPQISSSNVIKLQLASGDRRLPVIVLHWSANCKGNIDKGGQLFIYGGDEIGSEEVLAVLTLEWSSGVETVKCISRVDLNLNGSFADMILIPDVGASDKNSTAALFVLTNPGQINVYDGAVLSVLKSEGNHSAQAENFPLVVPTIDPCMTVAKLCLLSKGSASKVLFKKFYARTTRSSTLSAGTKWPLTGGVPPEMSYEDYEVAKLFIAGYQDGSLRIWDATYPILGLMYVLEGKLPVIQVDGAFAAVSAVALCSLSMTLAVGDERGLVRIYKLQENTNGSSFQFVTETNHEVHIIHHGQGFHCIAAFSILNSPVRDIHFTNSGSHIAVGFESGQVLMLDMTSLSVLFRTDCTSGTNSAVISASMPSISQCILQVSSPEQLSPCITNPTEVVLTLTKDSQIAIMDSRTGAIIGSRTVQPKKESVVISMHVIEGSVSASKAVAEPEKCSQNLPDEPSSQSGPERSNNREPRETKELQGCRPEDAPYSCETLIDPLLVLCFADSLCLYPLKSVIEGNSNFFHKVNLAQRICWSTILKVDAKAPELILLFETGTIEIRCLPGLEIKAESSLMSILRWSFKTNMDKTMSSSDDGLIALVNGCEVAFISFLDDQSRFAELMPCLHDKVLASATAAALNHSIDLKKTQMTSPGIIGGIIRGLKGGRTDINDIVNDGIPSYSSTKQLEQLFSRFPFSDQSTTIIRNEEVGELSIDDIEIDDPLPAPSTSTTVTKSKKKDEEKEREKLFQGSTNDSKPRMRTPQEILTQYRFAGDASAAAAHAREKLVQRQEKLERISRHTEELQNNAESFAAMANELAKTMENKKWWKI
- the LOC135674800 gene encoding uncharacterized protein LOC135674800 isoform X1, whose amino-acid sequence is MDAMRFIKKVLKQHTEENEHTLSGLAAQVTIHYGIPYTASILAFDPIQRLLAIGTLDGRIKVIGGDNIEGLLICPKKVPYKYLEFLHNQGFLVTITNENEVQVWNLELRQLVHCFQWEANVTAFSVIYGTYLMYIGDENGLLSVLKYDEENGELLKLPYQLPANAVAEAAGISIPDIQSIVGILPQPGTSSTRVLVAYEKGLLILWDIHKGQAVTTRGHTNLQLKGAEGPDSLSETSDQLQSNAANHDGDNEICCLCWVSTNGSIAAVGYMNGDILLWDFSDSFSVKGQQPQISSSNVIKLQLASGDRRLPVIVLHWSANCKGNIDKGGQLFIYGGDEIGSEEVLAVLTLEWSSGVETVKCISRVDLNLNGSFADMILIPDVGASDKNSTAALFVLTNPGQINVYDGAVLSVLKSEGNHSAQAENFPLVVPTIDPCMTVAKLCLLSKGSASKVLFKKFYARTTRSSTLSAGTKWPLTGGVPPEMSYEDYEVAKLFIAGYQDGSLRIWDATYPILGLMYVLEGKLPVIQVDGAFAAVSAVALCSLSMTLAVGDERGLVRIYKLQENTNGSSFQFVTETNHEVHIIHHGQGFHCIAAFSILNSPVRDIHFTNSGSHIAVGFESGQVLMLDMTSLSVLFRTDCTSGTNSAVISASMPSISQCILQVSSPEQLSPCITNPTEVVLTLTKDSQIAIMDSRTGAIIGSRTVQPKKESVVISMHVIEGSVSASKAVAEPEKCSQNLPDEPSSQSGPERSNNREPRETKELQGCRPEDAPYSCETLIDPLLVLCFADSLCLYPLKSVIEGNSNFFHKVNLAQRICWSTILKVDAKAPELILLFETGTIEIRCLPGLEIKAESSLMSILRWSFKTNMDKTMSSSDDGLIALKQNFISRKLQVNGCEVAFISFLDDQSRFAELMPCLHDKVLASATAAALNHSIDLKKTQMTSPGIIGGIIRGLKGGRTDINDIVNDGIPSYSSTKQLEQLFSRFPFSDQSTTIIRNEEVGELSIDDIEIDDPLPAPSTSTTVTKSKKKDEEKEREKLFQGSTNDSKPRMRTPQEILTQYRFAGDASAAAAHAREKLVQRQEKLERISRHTEELQNNAESFAAMANELAKTMENKKWWKI
- the LOC135674800 gene encoding uncharacterized protein LOC135674800 isoform X3, with the translated sequence MYIGDENGLLSVLKYDEENGELLKLPYQLPANAVAEAAGISIPDIQSIVGILPQPGTSSTRVLVAYEKGLLILWDIHKGQAVTTRGHTNLQLKGAEGPDSLSETSDQLQSNAANHDGDNEICCLCWVSTNGSIAAVGYMNGDILLWDFSDSFSVKGQQPQISSSNVIKLQLASGDRRLPVIVLHWSANCKGNIDKGGQLFIYGGDEIGSEEVLAVLTLEWSSGVETVKCISRVDLNLNGSFADMILIPDVGASDKNSTAALFVLTNPGQINVYDGAVLSVLKSEGNHSAQAENFPLVVPTIDPCMTVAKLCLLSKGSASKVLFKKFYARTTRSSTLSAGTKWPLTGGVPPEMSYEDYEVAKLFIAGYQDGSLRIWDATYPILGLMYVLEGKLPVIQVDGAFAAVSAVALCSLSMTLAVGDERGLVRIYKLQENTNGSSFQFVTETNHEVHIIHHGQGFHCIAAFSILNSPVRDIHFTNSGSHIAVGFESGQVLMLDMTSLSVLFRTDCTSGTNSAVISASMPSISQCILQVSSPEQLSPCITNPTEVVLTLTKDSQIAIMDSRTGAIIGSRTVQPKKESVVISMHVIEGSVSASKAVAEPEKCSQNLPDEPSSQSGPERSNNREPRETKELQGCRPEDAPYSCETLIDPLLVLCFADSLCLYPLKSVIEGNSNFFHKVNLAQRICWSTILKVDAKAPELILLFETGTIEIRCLPGLEIKAESSLMSILRWSFKTNMDKTMSSSDDGLIALKQNFISRKLQVNGCEVAFISFLDDQSRFAELMPCLHDKVLASATAAALNHSIDLKKTQMTSPGIIGGIIRGLKGGRTDINDIVNDGIPSYSSTKQLEQLFSRFPFSDQSTTIIRNEEVGELSIDDIEIDDPLPAPSTSTTVTKSKKKDEEKEREKLFQGSTNDSKPRMRTPQEILTQYRFAGDASAAAAHAREKLVQRQEKLERISRHTEELQNNAESFAAMANELAKTMENKKWWKI